The proteins below come from a single Pseudarthrobacter sp. SSS035 genomic window:
- a CDS encoding CPBP family intramembrane glutamic endopeptidase: MDAPVVSGSMFLAELALSVIRLGPGTLTGPSFVTDVLLKLLGAAALEEFLFRVLLLSGLAVLLSRVASGRWIAVLATAVLFGAAHLGNEGASAISAFGTGPGGVIYAVAFLATRSVWLPLGLHLGWNMSQGLFGLPISGTHVPGWFSTSWSGPLPACPCRFC, translated from the coding sequence GTGGATGCTCCAGTCGTTTCCGGTTCAATGTTCCTGGCCGAGCTTGCGCTGAGTGTGATCCGGCTCGGTCCCGGGACGCTGACGGGGCCATCGTTCGTCACTGATGTCCTGCTCAAGCTTCTGGGCGCTGCGGCGTTGGAGGAATTTCTTTTCCGTGTGCTGCTCCTCAGTGGCCTGGCGGTGCTCTTGTCCCGGGTCGCGTCGGGTCGCTGGATCGCGGTCCTGGCCACCGCAGTCCTCTTTGGTGCCGCGCATCTGGGGAACGAGGGTGCATCTGCCATCAGCGCTTTCGGTACTGGCCCGGGCGGGGTGATTTATGCTGTCGCTTTCCTTGCGACCCGCAGCGTGTGGCTGCCCCTTGGCCTGCACCTTGGCTGGAACATGTCCCAGGGTCTCTTCGGGCTGCCGATCAGCGGCACCCACGTGCCCGGCTGGTTCAGCACGAGCTGGTCCGGGCCGCTACCCGCCTGTCCGTGTCGATTCTGTTGA
- a CDS encoding LssY C-terminal domain-containing protein: MAKPALKVPAIGVSRAVLDTVWDRLFFLVGGVSAVWLSYLLLRLSFEWGWAQLWFAFVFWALLAYLVLPRLHRILTRLYVPDYFIGRARTSDGLLGDPVNVALLGSEAQIHGVMRRAGWTIADDVTLASSWRIVASTILRRSYDEAPVSPLMLFGRQQDFAYQQEVDRNPGKRHHVRFWRCYPGWLLPGGHAVDWLAAGTYDRSIGFSLFTLQITHKIDEDTDDERDHIVSSILDADPTAEVRMIRDFSTGYHTRNGGGDTITTDGDLPIVGLGRVEVPSDAAGHPASDSRNKRPGPTIVGALLAGARAVAALVAVAAGFLSPDELLQGITIQSDGDSSLTAAQSEMVLYAGLGFVGLVALGELLLAWFVFLGSNRARVTAMALSTLAIAAQAIDVLNGGSLATLEANLPGLTLDILLILALSSERARIYARRDRKEPKRDSTRPGGRAAF, from the coding sequence ATGGCCAAGCCTGCGCTGAAGGTCCCCGCAATCGGCGTTTCACGTGCGGTGCTGGATACCGTCTGGGACCGTTTGTTTTTCCTGGTCGGCGGGGTCTCGGCCGTGTGGCTGTCCTACCTGCTGCTACGGCTCAGCTTCGAGTGGGGCTGGGCGCAGCTCTGGTTCGCCTTCGTCTTCTGGGCCCTTCTCGCGTACCTGGTACTGCCCCGGCTGCACCGAATCCTGACCCGGCTCTACGTCCCGGACTATTTCATCGGGCGGGCCCGGACCAGCGACGGGCTGCTGGGCGACCCCGTGAACGTTGCGCTGCTCGGCTCGGAAGCCCAGATCCATGGCGTGATGCGCCGGGCCGGATGGACCATCGCCGACGACGTTACACTCGCCAGCAGCTGGCGGATCGTGGCATCCACCATCCTGCGCCGCAGCTACGACGAGGCGCCGGTGAGCCCGCTCATGCTGTTCGGGCGCCAACAGGACTTCGCCTACCAGCAGGAGGTGGACCGGAATCCAGGCAAGCGCCACCACGTCCGCTTCTGGCGCTGCTACCCCGGCTGGCTCCTTCCCGGTGGGCACGCAGTGGACTGGCTGGCCGCCGGGACCTATGACCGGAGTATCGGGTTCTCCCTGTTCACCCTGCAGATCACCCACAAGATCGACGAAGACACAGACGACGAGCGCGACCATATCGTCTCAAGCATCCTCGATGCCGACCCCACGGCAGAGGTACGGATGATCCGGGACTTCTCCACGGGCTACCACACGCGCAACGGCGGGGGCGATACGATCACCACCGACGGCGACCTCCCCATCGTGGGCCTGGGACGGGTGGAGGTGCCGTCGGATGCCGCCGGACACCCGGCCAGCGACAGCCGGAACAAGCGGCCGGGACCCACCATCGTCGGGGCACTCCTCGCCGGCGCCCGGGCCGTGGCCGCCCTCGTCGCGGTGGCGGCCGGATTCCTGTCCCCGGACGAACTGCTGCAGGGCATCACCATCCAATCCGACGGTGACTCCAGCCTGACGGCGGCCCAATCTGAGATGGTCCTGTACGCGGGTTTGGGCTTCGTGGGCCTCGTTGCCCTGGGCGAACTCCTGCTGGCCTGGTTCGTCTTCCTGGGCAGCAACCGGGCCCGCGTCACCGCCATGGCCCTGAGCACGCTGGCCATCGCCGCCCAGGCAATCGACGTGCTGAACGGCGGCTCCCTGGCGACCCTGGAGGCAAACCTGCCCGGGCTCACCCTGGACATCCTCCTGATCCTGGCCCTTTCCAGCGAAAGGGCCCGCATTTACGCGCGGCGGGACCGCAAGGAGCCCAAACGGGATTCAACGCGCCCCGGCGGCCGCGCAGCGTTCTGA
- a CDS encoding LacI family DNA-binding transcriptional regulator: MGNTIDRRQPRLEDVAARAKVSHQTVSRVINNHPNVSSATREKVEAAIAELGYRRNTAARSLVTRRSQTIGVLAAEMGQYGPASTLLGVQQAAREAGYFVSIEAIKEAGAEAISDAVSHLTDQGADGIIVIVPHDGTVQALEGLTLDVPVILVGAPGRGLFSGALVDQKLGARLAVSHLIDLGHRRIGHVSGPQDWVDGRSRAEGWGERLREAGLPDDLLIEGDWSAGSGYRIGRQLAAERTATALFVGNDQMALGLLRAFSEAGVRVPEDVSVVGFDDQPESGYFTPPLTTVRQDFEELGRRCMGVMLSALEGGAGAGTVMVEPELVVRRSTAAPA, translated from the coding sequence ATGGGCAACACCATTGACCGACGCCAGCCACGCCTGGAAGACGTGGCAGCGCGGGCAAAGGTGTCCCACCAGACGGTCTCGCGGGTCATCAACAACCACCCCAATGTCAGCAGCGCCACCCGGGAAAAAGTGGAGGCGGCCATTGCTGAACTCGGCTACCGGCGCAACACCGCCGCCAGAAGCCTGGTCACCCGGCGTTCGCAGACCATCGGCGTGCTCGCGGCCGAAATGGGGCAGTACGGTCCTGCCAGCACTCTCCTCGGGGTCCAGCAGGCTGCCCGGGAGGCTGGCTACTTTGTGAGCATCGAAGCCATCAAGGAGGCCGGAGCGGAGGCCATCTCGGACGCCGTCAGCCATCTCACGGACCAGGGCGCGGACGGGATAATCGTCATTGTGCCCCACGACGGCACCGTCCAGGCGCTGGAGGGCCTGACCCTGGACGTACCCGTGATTCTTGTGGGTGCCCCCGGCCGGGGGCTCTTCAGCGGAGCGTTGGTGGACCAGAAGCTTGGCGCGCGCCTGGCGGTCTCGCACCTGATCGACCTGGGCCACCGCCGGATCGGCCATGTTTCCGGGCCCCAGGACTGGGTGGACGGCAGGTCCCGTGCCGAGGGGTGGGGTGAGCGGCTCCGCGAAGCCGGCCTGCCCGATGACCTTTTGATCGAAGGCGACTGGAGCGCCGGCAGCGGGTACCGGATCGGCCGGCAGCTTGCCGCTGAGCGCACGGCTACGGCCCTGTTCGTTGGCAATGACCAGATGGCCCTGGGCCTGCTGCGCGCCTTCAGCGAAGCGGGGGTCCGCGTGCCCGAGGACGTCTCCGTGGTGGGCTTCGATGACCAGCCTGAGTCGGGCTACTTCACGCCGCCGCTGACCACCGTGCGCCAGGACTTCGAGGAACTCGGCAGGCGCTGCATGGGCGTTATGCTGAGCGCCCTTGAGGGCGGCGCGGGCGCAGGCACCGTCATGGTGGAGCCGGAACTGGTTGTCCGCAGGAGTACGGCCGCTCCCGCCTGA
- a CDS encoding GntR family transcriptional regulator has translation MTETLMATGSKSEQAYVAVKARIVDGTYSPGYRLVLAAIAKDLGVSVVPVREAIRRLEAEGLVTFERNVGATVSGIDPTEYLYTMQTLSIVEGAATALSAPLIGPADIARARAVNEDMRESLQHFDPVRFTALNQDFHSILFERCPNPHILDLVHRGWNRLASLRTSTFRFVPGRAHESVDEHEALLRLIEAGAGAEEIEKSARRHRSATLDAYLAQAKNI, from the coding sequence ATGACTGAGACGTTGATGGCTACAGGCAGCAAATCAGAGCAGGCCTACGTCGCCGTCAAGGCACGGATCGTGGACGGTACCTACTCCCCCGGCTACCGGCTGGTCCTGGCAGCCATCGCCAAGGATCTGGGCGTCAGCGTGGTCCCGGTCCGGGAAGCGATCCGGCGCCTCGAGGCCGAAGGACTGGTGACGTTCGAGCGGAACGTCGGCGCGACGGTCTCCGGGATCGACCCGACCGAGTACCTCTACACGATGCAGACCCTGAGCATCGTCGAAGGAGCCGCCACCGCATTGTCCGCGCCGCTGATTGGCCCGGCGGACATTGCACGCGCCCGGGCGGTGAACGAGGATATGCGGGAAAGCCTCCAGCACTTCGACCCGGTCCGGTTCACGGCGCTGAACCAGGACTTCCACAGCATCCTCTTTGAGCGCTGCCCCAACCCGCACATCCTGGACCTGGTCCACCGGGGCTGGAACCGGCTCGCCTCGCTCCGGACCTCGACGTTCCGCTTCGTTCCGGGCCGTGCCCACGAATCGGTGGACGAGCACGAAGCGCTGCTCCGCCTCATCGAAGCCGGCGCCGGCGCGGAAGAGATTGAGAAATCCGCCCGCCGGCACCGCTCCGCCACCCTGGACGCGTACCTCGCCCAGGCCAAGAACATCTGA
- the araB gene encoding ribulokinase: protein MDVTVDGTDNYVIGVDYGTLSGRAVVVRVRDGKELGSGVFDYPHAVVTDTLPADVAGDGGARLPGEWALQVPNDYRDVLRHAVPAAIADAGINPAAVVGIATDFTACTMVPVKADGTPLNELPGFASRPHAYVKLWRHHAAQPQADRINELAAERGEAWLPRYGGLISSEWEFAKGLQLLEEDPEAYAAMDHWVEAADWIVWQLCGQYVRNACTAGYKGIYQDGRYPSEDFLAALNPAFRDFVSTKLEHTIGRLGDAAGYLTAEAAGWTGLPAGIAVAVGNVDAHVTAPAAKAVEPGQLVAIMGTSTCHVMNGTELHEVPGMCGVVDGGIVDGLWGYEAGQSGVGDIFGWFTSNGVPPEYHQAAAAAGLGIHEYLTDLAARQAIGEHGLIALDWHSGNRSVLVDHELSGVVVGQTLATKPEDTYRALLEATAFGTRTIVDAFRDSGVPVKEFMVAGGLLKNKLLMQIYADITGLQLSTIGSTQGPALGSAIHAAVAAGKYASIREAAAAMGSEPGDVYTPIPENVAAYEELFQEYRILHDYFGRGANDVMHRLKTIQRNATKALVAAGATA, encoded by the coding sequence ATGGACGTCACAGTGGACGGCACAGACAACTACGTCATCGGCGTGGACTATGGAACGCTTTCGGGACGGGCCGTTGTGGTCCGGGTCCGTGATGGCAAGGAACTGGGCAGCGGTGTCTTCGACTATCCGCACGCCGTGGTCACGGATACCCTGCCGGCGGATGTAGCGGGCGACGGCGGCGCCCGGCTTCCCGGGGAATGGGCCCTGCAGGTGCCGAACGACTACCGCGACGTCCTCCGCCACGCCGTCCCCGCAGCGATCGCGGACGCCGGGATCAACCCGGCAGCCGTCGTCGGCATCGCCACCGACTTCACCGCCTGCACCATGGTGCCCGTCAAGGCCGACGGCACCCCGCTGAACGAACTGCCCGGCTTTGCCAGCCGCCCGCACGCCTATGTGAAGCTATGGCGGCACCACGCCGCGCAGCCGCAGGCGGACAGGATCAACGAACTCGCCGCCGAGCGAGGCGAGGCATGGCTGCCGCGCTACGGCGGGCTCATCTCGTCCGAATGGGAGTTCGCCAAGGGCCTGCAGCTGCTGGAGGAGGACCCGGAAGCCTACGCCGCCATGGATCACTGGGTGGAGGCGGCCGACTGGATCGTCTGGCAGCTTTGCGGCCAGTACGTTCGCAACGCCTGCACCGCCGGTTACAAGGGCATCTACCAGGACGGCCGGTACCCCTCCGAGGACTTCCTCGCCGCGCTGAACCCGGCGTTTAGGGACTTCGTCAGCACCAAACTCGAACACACCATCGGCCGCTTGGGCGATGCCGCCGGCTACCTCACGGCTGAAGCCGCCGGATGGACGGGATTGCCTGCGGGCATCGCCGTCGCGGTGGGCAACGTGGACGCCCATGTCACGGCCCCGGCTGCAAAGGCAGTGGAGCCGGGGCAGCTGGTGGCCATCATGGGCACGTCCACCTGCCACGTCATGAACGGCACCGAACTGCATGAGGTGCCGGGCATGTGCGGCGTGGTGGACGGCGGGATCGTGGACGGCCTGTGGGGCTACGAAGCCGGACAGTCCGGCGTCGGCGACATCTTCGGCTGGTTCACCAGCAACGGTGTCCCGCCGGAATACCACCAGGCGGCGGCTGCAGCAGGGCTGGGCATCCACGAATACCTCACCGACCTTGCCGCCCGCCAGGCCATCGGCGAGCACGGACTCATCGCCCTGGACTGGCACTCCGGCAACCGCTCGGTGCTAGTGGACCACGAACTCTCCGGCGTGGTGGTGGGCCAGACGCTCGCGACCAAGCCCGAGGACACATACCGCGCGCTGCTGGAGGCCACGGCTTTCGGCACCCGCACCATCGTGGATGCCTTCCGCGACTCCGGCGTTCCGGTGAAGGAATTCATGGTGGCCGGCGGCCTGCTGAAGAACAAGCTGCTCATGCAGATCTACGCGGACATCACGGGACTGCAGCTCTCCACCATCGGCTCAACCCAGGGCCCGGCCCTGGGCTCCGCCATCCACGCCGCCGTTGCGGCCGGAAAGTACGCCAGTATCCGCGAAGCCGCGGCGGCGATGGGCTCAGAACCCGGCGACGTCTACACGCCGATCCCGGAAAACGTTGCAGCCTACGAGGAACTGTTCCAGGAATACCGGATACTCCACGACTACTTCGGCAGGGGAGCCAATGACGTGATGCACCGGCTCAAGACCATCCAACGCAATGCCACGAAAGCACTCGTTGCTGCCGGAGCCACCGCATGA
- the araA gene encoding L-arabinose isomerase — MNNANSTSLGHYEVWFLTGSQHLYGEDVLKQVAAQSQEIAAALNASSDVPVKVVWKPVLTDSDAIRRTALEANSDDSVIGVTAWMHTFSPAKMWIQGLDLLRKPLLHLHTQANVELPWADIDFDFMNLNQAAHGDREFGYIQSRLGIPRKTVVGHVSNPEVSRQVGVWQRATAGWAAVRTLKLTRFGDNMRNVAVTEGDKTEAELRFGVSVNTWSVNELADAVYGAAESDVDTLVAEYERVYEVVPELKAGGARHESLRYSARIELGLRSILESNGSAAFTTSFEDLGELRQLPGMAVQRLMADGYGFGAEGDWKTAILVRAAKVMGAGLPGGASLMEDYTYHLEPGAEKILGAHMLEVCPSLTATKPRVEIHPLGIGGKEDPVRMVFDTDAGPGVVVALSDMRDRFRLVANAVDVVDLDEPLPNLPVARALWSPKPDFATSAAAWLTAGAAHHTVLSTQVGLDVFEDFAEIAKTELLTIDEGTTIKQFKKELNWNAAYYRLAGGL; from the coding sequence ATGAACAACGCCAACAGCACGTCCCTCGGCCACTACGAGGTCTGGTTCCTCACCGGCAGCCAGCACCTCTACGGCGAGGATGTCCTCAAGCAGGTCGCCGCCCAGTCACAGGAGATTGCCGCCGCGCTGAACGCCTCCTCCGACGTCCCGGTCAAGGTGGTCTGGAAGCCGGTCCTCACCGATTCGGACGCCATCCGCCGCACCGCGCTGGAAGCGAACTCGGACGATTCCGTGATCGGTGTGACGGCGTGGATGCACACCTTCAGCCCGGCCAAGATGTGGATCCAGGGCCTGGACCTGCTGCGCAAGCCGCTCCTGCACCTGCACACGCAGGCCAACGTGGAGCTGCCCTGGGCGGACATCGACTTCGACTTCATGAACCTCAACCAGGCAGCCCACGGCGACCGCGAGTTCGGCTACATCCAGTCCCGCCTGGGCATTCCGCGCAAGACCGTGGTGGGCCACGTGTCCAACCCGGAGGTCTCGCGGCAGGTGGGCGTGTGGCAGCGGGCTACGGCCGGTTGGGCCGCGGTCCGGACCCTGAAACTGACGCGCTTCGGTGACAACATGCGCAACGTGGCCGTCACCGAGGGGGACAAGACCGAAGCGGAACTGCGCTTCGGCGTCTCTGTGAACACGTGGTCCGTCAACGAGCTCGCCGACGCCGTGTACGGCGCCGCAGAGTCCGACGTCGACACCCTGGTTGCGGAGTACGAGCGCGTGTACGAGGTGGTCCCGGAGCTGAAGGCCGGGGGAGCGCGGCACGAGTCGCTGCGCTACAGCGCCCGAATTGAACTGGGGCTGCGCAGCATCCTTGAGTCCAACGGTTCCGCCGCGTTCACCACCTCCTTCGAAGACCTGGGCGAACTCCGCCAGCTGCCCGGCATGGCCGTCCAGCGGCTGATGGCCGACGGCTACGGCTTCGGCGCCGAAGGCGACTGGAAGACGGCCATCCTGGTCCGCGCCGCCAAGGTGATGGGCGCCGGCCTGCCCGGCGGAGCCTCTCTGATGGAGGACTACACCTACCATCTGGAGCCCGGCGCCGAGAAGATCCTGGGCGCGCACATGCTCGAAGTCTGCCCGTCGCTGACGGCCACAAAACCGCGCGTCGAGATCCACCCGCTCGGTATCGGCGGCAAGGAAGACCCGGTCCGGATGGTGTTCGACACCGATGCCGGCCCGGGTGTGGTGGTGGCGCTCTCGGACATGCGCGACCGCTTCCGGCTGGTGGCGAACGCCGTCGACGTCGTGGACCTCGACGAGCCGCTGCCCAACCTGCCGGTGGCCCGGGCGCTCTGGTCGCCCAAACCCGACTTCGCCACGTCGGCCGCCGCGTGGCTCACCGCCGGCGCTGCGCACCATACGGTACTGTCCACGCAGGTGGGGCTGGACGTTTTCGAGGACTTCGCCGAAATTGCCAAGACCGAACTCCTCACCATCGACGAAGGCACCACCATCAAGCAGTTCAAGAAGGAACTCAACTGGAACGCCGCCTACTACAGGCTGGCCGGCGGGCTGTGA
- a CDS encoding L-ribulose-5-phosphate 4-epimerase, translating into MSTATAKTLDTIDRIRQEVCTLHAELIRYELVVWTAGNVSARVPGHNLMVIKPSGVSYDDLTPEQMVVTDLYGVPVAGDADGEWGNPGLSPSSDTAAHAYVYRHMPDVGGVVHTHSTYATAWAARGEAIPCVLTMMGDEFGGTIPVGPFALIGDDSIGQGIVETLKDSNSPAVLMQNHGPFTIGKDARDAVKAAVMCEEVARTVHISRQLGEPLPMDQAKIESLYARYQNVYGR; encoded by the coding sequence ATGAGCACCGCGACCGCAAAAACACTGGACACCATCGACCGGATCCGGCAGGAGGTCTGCACCCTGCATGCCGAGCTCATCCGCTATGAGCTGGTGGTGTGGACAGCAGGCAATGTCTCCGCGCGCGTTCCAGGCCATAACCTGATGGTCATTAAGCCGTCCGGCGTCTCCTACGATGACCTCACACCCGAGCAGATGGTGGTCACCGACCTGTATGGGGTGCCCGTGGCAGGCGACGCCGACGGTGAGTGGGGCAACCCGGGGCTGTCGCCGTCGTCGGACACCGCCGCGCACGCCTATGTCTACCGGCACATGCCCGACGTCGGGGGAGTAGTGCACACCCACTCCACCTACGCCACGGCCTGGGCGGCGCGGGGCGAAGCGATCCCGTGCGTGCTGACCATGATGGGCGACGAGTTCGGCGGCACCATCCCGGTGGGACCCTTCGCGCTGATCGGTGACGACTCGATCGGGCAGGGCATCGTGGAGACGCTGAAGGACTCCAACTCGCCCGCGGTGCTGATGCAGAACCACGGCCCGTTCACCATCGGCAAGGATGCCAGGGACGCAGTGAAGGCTGCGGTGATGTGCGAGGAAGTGGCGCGGACAGTGCACATTTCCCGGCAGCTCGGCGAGCCGCTGCCGATGGACCAGGCCAAGATCGAATCCCTCTACGCCCGCTACCAGAACGTCTACGGCCGCTAG
- a CDS encoding fumarylacetoacetate hydrolase family protein: MDQVTEHTLAAARKVIAVHINYPSRAAQRGRTPEQPSYFLKPPSSLAHGSAAAPSVVERPAGCELLGFEGEVALIIGKPARRVGVEDAWSHVEWVTASNDLGVYDLRYADKGSNLRSKGGDGFTPIGPGLIAADAVDPAQLRIRSWHNGDLVQDDTTADLLFPFARLVADLSQLLTLEEGDIILTGTPAGASVANPGDVVEVEVSAGGLSTGRLVTRVEEGTTAFADFGAQPQADDAQREEAYGSRAAAGLAPVEAAAVGPILTPELKAKLESVCTATLSSQLRKRGLNNVSIDGLTSTRPEKRIVGLARTLRYVPNREDLFKTHGGGFNAQKKAIDSVIEGEILVMEARGEKGTGTIGDILALRAQVRGAAAIITDGGVRDFSAVAAMDMPTYYANPHPAVLGRRHIPWDTDITIACGGTTVQPGDIIVADSDGILVIPPALADELADDSIIQEREETFIAEMVAQGHSVDGLYPLNAAWRMKYEAWEAGKAND, from the coding sequence TTGGATCAGGTCACCGAGCACACCCTGGCCGCGGCCCGCAAGGTCATCGCGGTGCACATCAATTACCCCAGCCGGGCGGCCCAGCGTGGCCGCACGCCGGAGCAGCCGTCCTACTTCCTGAAGCCGCCGTCCTCGCTGGCGCATGGTTCGGCAGCAGCCCCTTCCGTGGTGGAGCGCCCGGCCGGCTGCGAACTCCTCGGCTTTGAGGGCGAGGTCGCCCTGATCATCGGCAAGCCCGCCCGACGCGTCGGTGTGGAGGACGCCTGGAGCCATGTCGAGTGGGTGACCGCCAGCAACGACCTCGGCGTCTACGATCTCCGCTATGCGGACAAGGGCTCCAACCTCCGGTCCAAGGGCGGCGACGGCTTCACCCCGATCGGTCCGGGGCTGATCGCCGCGGATGCCGTGGATCCGGCCCAACTGCGGATCCGCTCCTGGCACAACGGCGATCTGGTCCAGGACGACACCACCGCGGACCTCCTCTTCCCGTTCGCGCGGCTCGTTGCGGACCTGTCCCAGCTGCTGACCCTCGAGGAGGGCGACATCATCCTGACCGGCACCCCGGCCGGCGCCTCCGTGGCAAACCCGGGCGACGTCGTCGAGGTTGAGGTCAGCGCTGGTGGGTTGAGCACCGGGCGCTTGGTCACCCGGGTGGAGGAAGGCACGACGGCGTTCGCTGACTTTGGTGCGCAGCCCCAGGCTGATGACGCGCAGCGGGAGGAGGCGTACGGTTCGCGCGCAGCGGCGGGCCTTGCACCCGTGGAGGCTGCCGCCGTCGGGCCTATCCTGACCCCCGAGCTGAAGGCGAAGCTGGAAAGCGTCTGCACCGCCACGCTCTCTTCGCAGCTGCGCAAGCGGGGCCTGAACAACGTCAGCATCGACGGCCTGACCTCCACCCGGCCGGAGAAGCGGATTGTGGGCCTGGCCCGGACCCTGCGATATGTGCCCAACCGCGAGGACCTGTTCAAGACCCACGGCGGCGGTTTCAACGCCCAAAAGAAGGCCATCGACTCCGTCATCGAGGGCGAGATCCTGGTCATGGAGGCCCGCGGAGAGAAGGGCACTGGCACCATCGGTGACATCCTGGCCCTGCGCGCCCAGGTCCGCGGGGCCGCGGCCATCATCACCGACGGCGGCGTCCGCGATTTTTCCGCGGTGGCCGCGATGGACATGCCCACCTATTACGCCAACCCGCACCCCGCTGTCCTGGGCCGCCGGCACATCCCGTGGGACACGGACATCACCATCGCCTGCGGCGGCACCACCGTGCAGCCCGGCGACATCATCGTCGCGGACTCGGACGGCATCCTGGTGATCCCGCCGGCACTCGCCGACGAGCTCGCGGACGACTCCATCATCCAGGAGCGTGAGGAGACCTTTATCGCGGAAATGGTGGCACAGGGCCACAGCGTGGACGGCCTCTACCCGCTGAATGCCGCCTGGCGGATGAAGTACGAGGCATGGGAAGCAGGCAAAGCCAATGACTGA
- the hpaE gene encoding 5-carboxymethyl-2-hydroxymuconate semialdehyde dehydrogenase yields the protein MTFTAEQTTNHYVPQDLPTHIQHYINGKFVDSVNGATFDVLDPVSNRNYATAAAGQKEDIDLAVAAAREAFTNGPWPRMKPRERARILNRIADAVEAQEARLAELETFDTGLPITQAKGQALRAAENFRFFADLIVAQFDDAMKVPGAQINYVNRKPIGVAGLITPWNTPFMLESWKLAPSLATGNTVVLKPAEFTPLSASLWAQIFKDAGLPDGVFNLVNGLGEEAGDALVKHPDVPLISFTGETTTGQTIFRNAAANLKGLSMELGGKSPCVVFADADLDAAIDSALFGVFSLNGERCTAGSRILVERAIYDEFCEKYAARAKNIVVGDPHDPKTEVGALVHPEHYAKVASYVEIGKSEGRLLAGGGRPDHLPEGNYIAPTVFADVAPDARIFQEEIFGPVVAITPFENDDEALALANNTRYGLAAYIWTQNLTRAHNFSQNVEAGMVWLNSHNVRDLRTPFGGVKASGLGHEGGYRSIDFYTDQQAVHITLGAVHTPKFGHTPKFGA from the coding sequence ATGACGTTCACCGCCGAACAGACCACGAACCATTACGTGCCGCAGGACCTCCCCACCCACATCCAGCACTACATCAACGGCAAGTTCGTTGACTCCGTGAACGGAGCGACTTTCGATGTCCTGGACCCGGTGTCGAACCGGAACTACGCCACCGCCGCGGCCGGCCAGAAGGAGGACATCGACCTCGCCGTGGCCGCCGCCCGCGAAGCCTTTACCAACGGCCCGTGGCCAAGGATGAAGCCGCGCGAACGCGCCCGGATCCTGAACAGGATCGCCGACGCCGTCGAGGCCCAGGAAGCCCGCCTCGCCGAACTCGAAACCTTCGACACCGGCCTGCCGATCACCCAGGCCAAAGGCCAGGCGCTGCGCGCGGCCGAGAACTTCCGCTTCTTCGCGGACCTGATCGTCGCCCAGTTCGACGACGCCATGAAGGTCCCCGGCGCCCAGATCAACTACGTGAACCGCAAGCCGATCGGCGTCGCCGGCCTCATCACCCCCTGGAACACGCCCTTCATGCTCGAGTCCTGGAAACTCGCCCCCTCACTGGCCACGGGGAACACCGTGGTCCTGAAGCCGGCCGAATTCACGCCCCTGTCAGCCTCGCTCTGGGCGCAGATCTTCAAGGACGCCGGCCTCCCGGACGGTGTGTTCAACCTCGTCAACGGCCTCGGCGAGGAGGCCGGCGATGCACTGGTCAAACACCCCGACGTCCCGCTGATCTCCTTCACCGGCGAGACCACCACGGGACAGACGATCTTCCGCAACGCTGCAGCAAACCTTAAGGGCTTGTCCATGGAACTCGGCGGCAAGTCACCGTGCGTGGTGTTCGCCGACGCCGACCTGGACGCCGCGATCGATTCCGCCCTGTTCGGGGTTTTCTCCCTCAACGGCGAACGCTGCACCGCCGGGTCCCGCATCCTCGTCGAACGCGCCATCTACGACGAGTTCTGCGAAAAGTACGCCGCCCGGGCCAAAAACATCGTGGTCGGGGACCCGCACGATCCCAAGACCGAGGTGGGGGCCCTGGTCCATCCTGAGCACTATGCGAAGGTGGCCTCCTACGTGGAGATCGGCAAGTCCGAAGGCCGCCTCCTGGCCGGCGGCGGCCGCCCCGACCACCTCCCGGAGGGCAACTACATCGCACCCACCGTCTTCGCCGACGTCGCCCCCGACGCGCGGATCTTCCAGGAGGAGATCTTCGGTCCCGTCGTCGCGATCACCCCGTTCGAGAACGACGACGAGGCGCTGGCCTTGGCGAACAACACCCGCTACGGGCTCGCGGCCTACATCTGGACCCAGAACCTGACCCGCGCCCACAACTTCTCCCAGAACGTCGAGGCCGGGATGGTGTGGCTGAACAGCCACAACGTCCGTGATCTCCGCACCCCGTTCGGCGGCGTCAAAGCCTCCGGCCTGGGCCACGAAGGCGGCTACCGCTCCATCGACTTCTACACCGACCAGCAGGCCGTCCACATCACCCTCGGCGCGGTTCATACTCCGAAATTCGGCCACACCCCCAAATTCGGCGCCTAA